From a region of the Luteibaculum oceani genome:
- a CDS encoding pinensin family lanthipeptide, giving the protein MNKKLKLSEVKVASFVTELNAKESKELKGKGSRETMFSCLDYISCNPLDCVPIEAR; this is encoded by the coding sequence ATGAACAAGAAATTAAAACTATCTGAAGTTAAAGTTGCATCATTTGTAACCGAATTAAACGCAAAAGAAAGCAAGGAACTAAAAGGAAAAGGTAGCCGCGAAACTATGTTTAGCTGCCTGGACTACATTTCTTGCAATCCGCTAGACTGCGTTCCAATAGAAGCCAGATAA
- a CDS encoding pinensin family lanthipeptide, with product MKKKLKLNSIKVESFVTELKDQARDVKGGAGKPEIPTFERCSQVDACLTAAYTFRTACAVCQL from the coding sequence ATGAAAAAGAAACTGAAATTAAATTCAATTAAGGTAGAAAGCTTTGTTACCGAGCTTAAAGACCAAGCTAGAGACGTTAAAGGCGGAGCTGGGAAACCAGAAATCCCAACCTTCGAGAGATGTTCTCAGGTTGACGCTTGCCTAACAGCTGCCTACACTTTTAGAACTGCTTGTGCCGTTTGTCAGCTATGA
- a CDS encoding pinensin family lanthipeptide, whose amino-acid sequence MKKKLKLNDVKVASFVTELNSASKNNLKGGGLPFSKDTCGSCLAYVSCYITDCIGDPM is encoded by the coding sequence ATGAAAAAGAAGCTGAAATTAAACGACGTGAAGGTTGCATCTTTTGTAACCGAATTAAATAGCGCAAGTAAGAATAACCTTAAAGGAGGAGGTCTTCCTTTTTCTAAGGACACTTGTGGAAGCTGCTTAGCTTACGTTTCATGTTACATTACTGATTGTATCGGAGATCCGATGTAA
- a CDS encoding pinensin family lanthipeptide, protein MKKKLKLSDVKVASFVTELDKKKSADIMGQRGTKDCLETMFSCLHYVSCDPRDCNQVS, encoded by the coding sequence ATGAAAAAGAAACTAAAACTATCAGACGTAAAGGTTGCATCTTTTGTAACTGAGTTAGATAAAAAGAAAAGCGCTGACATCATGGGTCAGAGAGGAACTAAAGATTGTTTAGAAACAATGTTTAGCTGTCTTCACTATGTTTCTTGTGATCCAAGAGATTGCAACCAAGTAAGCTAG
- a CDS encoding pinensin family lanthipeptide, with the protein MKKKLSIKEVQIKSFVTSLDESQQEIAKGGKEIKLPTIHYRCFTGYYPSVNAPCTD; encoded by the coding sequence ATGAAAAAGAAGCTAAGTATAAAAGAAGTACAAATAAAATCCTTTGTTACTAGCTTGGATGAAAGCCAGCAGGAAATAGCAAAAGGCGGGAAGGAAATTAAACTCCCCACCATCCATTACCGGTGCTTTACCGGGTATTACCCGAGTGTAAATGCGCCCTGCACAGATTAA
- a CDS encoding pinensin family lanthipeptide — protein MKKKLSLEKIKVESFVTQIEKTDHIQGGKATVKQCSIVFCSAYDACITARGCTTV, from the coding sequence ATGAAAAAGAAATTAAGTCTTGAGAAGATCAAAGTGGAAAGCTTTGTAACTCAAATTGAAAAAACAGACCACATCCAGGGAGGTAAAGCAACTGTTAAGCAATGTTCAATTGTTTTCTGCTCGGCTTATGATGCATGCATTACCGCAAGAGGATGCACCACAGTTTAA
- a CDS encoding pinensin family lanthipeptide, with protein MKKKLNLKDIEVKSFVTKLDATKEVKGGATGNCKLISLYHSMCRTCEFHCDDW; from the coding sequence ATGAAAAAGAAACTTAATCTTAAGGACATCGAAGTTAAAAGCTTTGTAACCAAGCTTGACGCTACCAAAGAAGTAAAAGGTGGTGCAACAGGAAACTGCAAATTAATTTCGCTTTACCACTCTATGTGTAGAACTTGCGAGTTCCACTGTGACGATTGGTAA
- a CDS encoding pinensin family lanthipeptide: MKKKLQLKDLKVKSFVTELGKKASHQLKGQGGKVPTDITGASCVEDYISCNAWECLATKPGDQIDCSKILK; encoded by the coding sequence ATGAAAAAGAAACTGCAACTAAAAGATTTAAAAGTAAAAAGCTTTGTTACCGAACTAGGTAAAAAAGCAAGTCATCAGTTAAAAGGTCAGGGAGGAAAAGTCCCAACCGATATAACTGGTGCAAGTTGTGTAGAAGACTACATCTCTTGCAATGCATGGGAGTGTTTAGCTACCAAACCTGGCGATCAAATCGATTGCTCTAAAATTCTTAAGTAA
- a CDS encoding pinensin family lanthipeptide → MKKKLKLNQFKVKSFVTELNDNSFVKGGGKLDDLFTKQSCYHYMSCNQWECLATRYGNGEQIINCNG, encoded by the coding sequence ATGAAAAAGAAGCTTAAACTAAACCAATTCAAAGTAAAAAGCTTCGTTACCGAATTAAATGATAACAGCTTTGTTAAAGGTGGAGGGAAGTTAGACGACCTTTTTACCAAACAAAGCTGTTACCATTACATGTCCTGCAATCAGTGGGAATGTTTGGCAACTCGCTATGGTAACGGAGAGCAAATTATTAATTGCAACGGTTAA
- a CDS encoding TraB/GumN family protein, translating into MSLSRLLLLLLVGISTRAVAQSTAASLLWSIEGQGIKKSYIFGTVHMLPAKDFAIKPKVKRAIQKSDIMVMELDLDNPMVQVELMKDIKLENDDKLSNYLSDEDAVLLSNYMEDHIGSPLSSFDHLKPFFLTSMLIPTYIEGDVASFERHLVEIAQSQKMEIIGLEKAEGQLKIFDEIPIEKQLSQIMDLVKDKGEAQKKFDAILSAYKTEDIHRLVATTLEQIGDDNYQKEAVLWNRNKDWVEKIPQMAAKEKCFIAVGAAHLGGDQGVISLLKERGYTLTPIIK; encoded by the coding sequence ATGAGTTTAAGCAGATTATTACTCCTACTTCTTGTAGGCATTAGCACCAGGGCAGTTGCTCAATCTACAGCGGCATCTTTATTATGGTCGATTGAAGGCCAAGGAATTAAGAAATCATACATTTTTGGTACGGTGCACATGCTACCGGCAAAGGATTTTGCAATAAAGCCAAAAGTGAAAAGGGCTATACAGAAATCTGATATCATGGTTATGGAACTCGATCTGGATAACCCTATGGTCCAGGTTGAGCTTATGAAGGATATAAAACTTGAAAACGACGATAAACTAAGTAATTATCTAAGTGATGAAGATGCTGTGCTTTTGTCCAATTATATGGAAGACCACATTGGCTCACCGTTAAGTTCTTTTGATCACCTTAAACCCTTTTTTCTCACCTCTATGCTTATTCCTACCTACATAGAGGGTGATGTGGCCAGTTTCGAAAGACATTTGGTTGAAATTGCGCAAAGCCAAAAAATGGAAATCATTGGATTGGAGAAAGCAGAAGGGCAGCTTAAGATTTTTGATGAAATACCCATAGAAAAGCAACTTTCGCAAATTATGGATTTGGTCAAGGATAAGGGAGAAGCACAAAAGAAATTTGATGCTATTTTAAGTGCCTACAAAACCGAAGACATTCATCGTTTAGTGGCCACAACCTTGGAGCAAATAGGTGATGATAACTACCAGAAAGAGGCTGTTTTGTGGAATAGAAATAAAGACTGGGTAGAGAAAATTCCCCAGATGGCCGCCAAAGAAAAGTGTTTTATCGCAGTGGGTGCCGCGCATTTGGGCGGAGACCAGGGTGTTATTTCGCTTCTAAAAGAAAGGGGTTATACGTTAACCCCCATTATCAAGTAA
- a CDS encoding T9SS type B sorting domain-containing protein, with the protein MFKPHYFTLLIFILCYSVTYGQTPYPGCPNVSGIPTDSTLLAGLDTVVTECGVKCVDLEASVLKTGATNTYKVESVPYAPPFSFSGGNALFVGSDDIFSGLINLPFDFCFYGNTFSQLVVGANGCISFNAGYANGNCCWAHDENIPSNNNPTCPIGVNTGGGLYRNSINGAFHDLDPSVGNPDINYSVLGSYPCRTFVVNFKDVPHFSCNNLRTTQQIVLYETTNVIEVYIKDKPRCSGWNGGRATIGIQNGAGNQGIAPPGRNTGSWVASNEGWRFTPNGNPNYEITWTDHFGQVIGNSEKINYCQSDAGQVEEKVYVEIDYEICNGDVINVKDSLVVIFREQVNAIAQTKHILCADSCNGVANISANAGTAPFTFSWNNGSTAAFDSSLCQGNYTVTVTDKYGCEDDINFDIQEPDPIRIEFEKEDVSCFGGTDGMATSILSGGVGNYNSTWTPGGSTNDTIFVGAGTYVLTVGDDQGCLMKDSVKIEQPELLEITVDAFLDLSCLENQDGEINVSATGGTPGYEFSINNQPFTSNGSFTGLDTGLYTITVRDDNGCEASVNQQLNADSVSVIAPPDTLLCLGSEFTLTADGYFTGVTWNNEVIDGFKFTVNDSGTFEYIVTAENLGGCLAYDTTIIQVEPIYDATIQPAGPYCTNQKDDTLVVARKGGIWSGTGVNAEGIFSPGSVNPGNYWIKYRFDKLCPSADSIEIAVNSEFDAAINDPGYICVLDDPFKLTSVTPGGNWYGPGIADTNFSTFDPGLAGAGNHKIYHLIDNECGDYDSLIITVAGSIQGSVNATPSFCPEGNMQQLTGSPGGGKWKPMSYIDSAGNFTPTAVGSGAYPVYYMAPGACVQYDTGWVTVVDTLKALADWDSLLCNGGSNGSLTTVVIGGSGSGHTFNWNPGGSLPGTRNNLSAGSYGVQVSDDLGCSASVTHQVFEPNAISETQTASSSNPSCGNYTDGWIEVFPAGGIPFNYGYNLSISPSTGTVSGHRVNNLGPGTYTITVTDKNGCNYATQPITLTAPPAIVFNGNQIPENCDKSNGKIIISNINGGTPPFNFLWDQSPAPDTSLLNSTAGSYLFSIVDAQGCQVDSTFTIKNIPSPSISLSKTDISCYNAKDGTATVTINSGVAPLDILWSIGATSNQISNLDQGTVSVNVSDSAGCNSSANIFINQPSALILQPILDTTICDGQTLRLKLNSAGGFGNITYQLNGTNLPSDSLIINSAGSYTLGAFDDKGCTAENISFVLNYSPPLTTTVSAPDSVCFGEGVFVNSTASGGNGNYIYQWSNGATGASTQFFPDTSLNGESITLTLTDNCSTPKSASKTVWFYKKPAFNPTLSPIKGCSPLLTQYNIPNNTFSDIQWIVGSAIRLSGNTSFNHIIYSPGNYPVSAHVQNSAGCPFSYNLDTLEVYPIPDAEIVVDPTRLTTTNSLATFTLNYLNTPLSNVIWTLSRYYGEKDTVFVRSALDKISYKFPPDTGVYRISAELFSKFQCTSFASLIFKVEPEHLIYVPEAFTPNGDGVNETFSISSDYIREGSFSIKIFNRWGELIFSSKDPNFQWDGSYLGNPVPIGTYVWHIEFYSESHRNQTLTGKVTVIH; encoded by the coding sequence ATGTTTAAACCCCATTACTTTACCCTACTAATCTTTATCCTCTGTTATTCAGTTACTTATGGACAAACCCCATATCCTGGATGTCCAAATGTGAGCGGAATTCCAACCGATTCCACCCTATTGGCTGGTTTGGATACCGTTGTTACTGAATGTGGTGTAAAATGTGTAGATCTAGAGGCCAGCGTTTTAAAAACTGGAGCCACGAATACCTACAAGGTAGAATCGGTTCCCTACGCTCCCCCCTTTTCATTTAGTGGTGGAAATGCATTATTTGTAGGTAGCGACGATATTTTTAGTGGTTTAATCAACCTCCCATTCGATTTTTGTTTCTACGGAAACACCTTTAGCCAATTAGTGGTAGGTGCAAATGGCTGTATATCATTTAATGCTGGCTATGCAAACGGAAATTGTTGCTGGGCGCATGATGAAAATATCCCTTCAAACAACAATCCAACCTGTCCCATTGGCGTAAATACAGGAGGTGGTTTATATCGAAACTCCATTAATGGGGCTTTCCACGATTTAGATCCCAGTGTAGGAAATCCAGACATCAATTACTCCGTACTAGGATCCTACCCCTGCCGAACTTTTGTGGTAAACTTCAAAGATGTACCTCATTTCAGTTGTAATAATCTGCGCACCACCCAACAAATTGTACTGTACGAAACCACCAATGTTATTGAAGTCTATATAAAAGATAAACCAAGATGTTCTGGTTGGAACGGAGGTAGGGCAACCATAGGTATTCAAAATGGTGCAGGAAATCAGGGAATAGCCCCTCCCGGCAGAAATACAGGCTCTTGGGTGGCATCTAATGAAGGTTGGCGTTTTACTCCAAACGGAAACCCCAATTACGAAATAACCTGGACCGACCATTTTGGTCAGGTTATCGGTAACTCAGAAAAGATAAACTACTGCCAATCTGATGCCGGCCAAGTAGAAGAAAAGGTATATGTGGAAATCGATTACGAAATCTGTAATGGCGATGTAATCAATGTAAAAGATTCATTGGTTGTAATTTTCCGAGAACAGGTTAATGCAATTGCACAAACCAAACATATTCTTTGTGCAGATAGCTGTAATGGAGTTGCAAATATTTCAGCAAATGCCGGTACAGCTCCCTTCACTTTTTCCTGGAATAATGGATCTACAGCAGCATTCGATTCCTCGCTTTGTCAGGGAAATTACACCGTTACTGTTACCGATAAATACGGGTGCGAAGACGATATTAATTTCGATATCCAGGAGCCTGATCCCATAAGAATTGAATTTGAAAAGGAAGATGTCAGCTGCTTTGGTGGAACCGATGGAATGGCTACTTCTATTTTGTCGGGTGGAGTTGGAAATTATAACAGCACCTGGACTCCTGGTGGCTCTACCAACGACACCATTTTTGTAGGTGCGGGAACCTATGTTTTAACCGTAGGAGATGACCAGGGTTGTCTTATGAAGGATTCGGTGAAAATAGAACAACCCGAATTATTGGAAATTACCGTCGATGCATTTCTAGACCTGAGTTGTTTGGAAAACCAAGATGGTGAGATAAATGTATCGGCAACCGGAGGTACTCCCGGATACGAGTTTTCCATTAATAATCAGCCTTTCACCTCCAACGGTTCATTTACCGGATTAGATACTGGGTTGTACACAATAACAGTACGGGATGATAACGGTTGCGAAGCTTCGGTAAATCAGCAACTAAATGCCGACAGCGTTTCGGTTATCGCGCCTCCCGACACCTTACTTTGCCTGGGTAGTGAATTCACACTAACGGCAGATGGATATTTTACTGGAGTAACTTGGAATAACGAGGTTATAGATGGTTTCAAATTCACCGTAAACGACTCTGGAACATTTGAGTATATCGTAACGGCAGAAAATTTGGGAGGATGTTTGGCTTACGATACAACTATTATTCAAGTTGAACCTATCTACGATGCTACCATACAACCAGCTGGACCTTATTGTACCAATCAAAAGGACGACACCTTAGTAGTGGCACGAAAAGGAGGTATTTGGTCGGGTACTGGTGTTAACGCCGAAGGTATTTTTTCTCCCGGTTCCGTAAATCCGGGAAATTATTGGATAAAATATCGCTTTGATAAATTATGCCCTAGCGCCGATAGTATTGAAATTGCGGTTAATAGTGAATTTGATGCAGCCATTAACGACCCCGGTTACATCTGCGTATTAGACGATCCATTTAAACTCACCTCAGTAACACCAGGAGGAAATTGGTATGGACCAGGTATTGCAGATACCAATTTCTCCACCTTTGATCCTGGACTAGCTGGTGCTGGAAATCACAAAATCTACCACCTCATTGATAACGAATGTGGGGATTATGATAGTTTAATCATCACCGTAGCAGGAAGCATTCAGGGATCGGTTAATGCAACTCCTTCCTTTTGTCCAGAAGGCAATATGCAACAATTAACCGGTTCTCCCGGAGGAGGAAAATGGAAACCTATGAGCTATATCGATAGCGCAGGGAATTTCACCCCTACTGCAGTTGGCAGCGGAGCATATCCTGTATACTACATGGCTCCTGGAGCTTGTGTGCAGTACGATACAGGTTGGGTTACGGTAGTAGATACCTTAAAAGCCCTTGCCGATTGGGATAGTTTGCTCTGCAATGGTGGTTCTAATGGATCCTTAACAACAGTGGTTATAGGTGGTTCTGGCTCTGGACACACTTTCAACTGGAACCCCGGCGGTAGTTTACCCGGAACGAGAAATAACTTATCTGCTGGTTCTTACGGAGTTCAAGTATCTGATGACCTCGGTTGTAGTGCCAGCGTAACACACCAAGTTTTTGAACCCAATGCGATTTCCGAAACGCAAACGGCAAGCAGCTCCAATCCGAGCTGTGGTAATTACACTGATGGATGGATAGAGGTATTTCCAGCAGGAGGTATCCCCTTTAATTACGGCTATAACCTGAGTATTTCTCCAAGCACTGGAACCGTTTCGGGACATAGGGTTAACAACCTAGGCCCAGGCACTTACACTATTACTGTGACCGATAAAAACGGGTGCAACTATGCAACGCAGCCTATTACTTTAACTGCACCTCCAGCCATTGTCTTCAATGGAAATCAAATTCCGGAAAATTGCGACAAAAGCAATGGAAAGATTATCATTAGCAATATTAATGGAGGTACCCCTCCCTTTAATTTCCTTTGGGATCAATCTCCAGCACCAGATACTTCCTTATTAAATTCAACAGCTGGTTCTTACCTTTTCTCCATTGTCGACGCCCAAGGGTGCCAAGTGGATAGTACCTTTACTATTAAGAACATCCCTAGTCCCAGTATTTCCCTAAGCAAAACAGATATCTCTTGCTACAATGCAAAAGATGGCACGGCTACGGTTACAATAAATTCTGGTGTTGCCCCGCTAGACATCCTTTGGAGTATAGGTGCAACTTCAAACCAAATATCCAATCTAGATCAGGGAACGGTATCGGTAAACGTTAGCGACAGCGCAGGCTGCAATAGCAGTGCGAACATTTTTATAAATCAGCCGTCGGCGCTTATCCTCCAACCCATATTAGACACCACCATTTGCGATGGGCAAACACTAAGACTTAAACTGAACTCCGCCGGGGGTTTTGGAAATATTACCTACCAATTAAATGGAACCAATCTCCCCTCCGATTCTTTGATAATTAATTCTGCAGGATCATACACCCTAGGAGCCTTCGATGATAAGGGGTGTACTGCGGAAAACATCAGTTTCGTTTTAAACTACAGTCCTCCATTAACTACAACTGTTAGTGCTCCCGATTCAGTTTGTTTTGGAGAGGGTGTATTTGTTAATTCTACCGCAAGTGGTGGAAACGGTAACTATATTTACCAATGGTCTAATGGCGCTACGGGTGCTTCCACCCAATTTTTTCCAGATACCAGTCTAAATGGAGAAAGCATTACCCTGACTTTAACAGACAATTGCTCCACCCCTAAATCGGCAAGCAAAACTGTTTGGTTCTACAAAAAACCAGCTTTTAACCCAACCTTAAGTCCAATCAAAGGCTGTTCTCCATTATTAACCCAGTACAACATACCAAACAACACCTTTTCAGACATCCAGTGGATTGTAGGATCAGCAATACGATTATCAGGTAATACGAGTTTTAACCACATTATTTATAGTCCAGGGAATTATCCAGTTTCTGCCCATGTACAAAATTCGGCAGGCTGTCCATTTAGTTACAACCTAGACACCCTCGAAGTTTACCCCATACCAGATGCAGAAATTGTGGTCGACCCTACGCGTTTAACTACCACAAATAGCTTGGCAACTTTTACGCTAAACTACCTCAATACACCACTCAGCAATGTTATTTGGACTTTAAGTCGATATTACGGGGAAAAGGATACCGTTTTCGTTCGCTCTGCCTTGGACAAAATTTCTTATAAATTCCCACCAGATACTGGCGTTTATCGTATCTCTGCCGAACTATTCAGTAAATTTCAATGTACTTCGTTTGCAAGCCTAATATTTAAAGTTGAGCCAGAGCATCTGATTTATGTTCCAGAAGCATTTACGCCCAATGGAGACGGAGTAAACGAAACATTTTCTATTTCATCGGATTATATCAGAGAGGGCTCATTTTCCATCAAAATATTCAATAGATGGGGCGAGCTTATATTCTCCAGTAAAGACCCTAATTTTCAGTGGGATGGAAGCTATTTAGGAAATCCAGTTCCAATAGGAACCTATGTTTGGCATATTGAATTCTACTCCGAGTCACATAGAAATCAAACATTAACTGGCAAAGTCACTGTTATCCACTAA
- a CDS encoding lanthionine synthetase LanC family protein, which produces MLKETCDSIAQKLKELAVPTSNGFYWKTLQSGPEGKTEPGYNESIYHGVSGIAYFLFEYAKVTGQKQYGTLAADAMKALVKHLVGSDDHFSPAFYTGRVGTLYTLLKGRENGFLNQADDLVDELLPSLEKLSPDSLVVDDLINGNCGIVLGLLKCYEIYPNSKFIELTERILPQLFNKAYFSKKGIYWDRSRDIINGLCGLSHGAAGFAFVFSELFRVTKNPVYQKMALAAMEYERQHFVSDWQNWQDLRKSYMLPRDVERNIGKLKEGDTQFFTLGADMNAWCHGAAGIGLQRIYNYSLISDYPYLKEEIDAALNKTIETDVKPSEREMQILCHGGAGNAMIFIAQYQQSGEPKYRELAVSVLESEIKEAKQRGNFRCGYGVPATVTDQSLFMGETGIAWAILRTQYPDQIEDILCPVLKNETMLNSNLIREFSASQAFNLMLEKYKLDAAPKLQEAYTFNLEYLERNLEANDYQKVAFDACQESFALNHAHMLLQNKEPIDSIEGISIKLPSYVRFYVKDEEGKLQVSEGQGIRFMDLPDLAAAILDNLAHDGYQLPATVFGKIFEEYEIEGGEAKEVEIALEGQLKEMINAGMVSYKSN; this is translated from the coding sequence ATGCTGAAAGAAACTTGTGATTCCATCGCTCAAAAATTGAAGGAGTTAGCTGTACCGACATCAAATGGATTTTATTGGAAAACCCTCCAATCGGGGCCAGAAGGGAAAACTGAACCGGGTTATAACGAGAGTATTTATCACGGGGTGAGCGGAATTGCGTATTTCCTTTTTGAATATGCAAAAGTAACGGGGCAAAAGCAGTATGGTACCCTTGCCGCGGACGCAATGAAGGCTTTGGTTAAGCATTTAGTGGGGAGCGATGATCATTTTTCACCAGCATTTTATACCGGACGAGTGGGAACGCTCTATACCCTTTTAAAAGGAAGGGAAAATGGCTTTTTAAACCAAGCGGATGACTTGGTGGATGAATTGCTTCCTTCTTTGGAAAAATTATCTCCAGATTCATTGGTGGTAGATGATCTTATCAACGGGAATTGCGGAATCGTTTTGGGACTACTTAAGTGTTATGAAATTTATCCTAATTCGAAATTTATTGAACTGACTGAAAGAATACTACCTCAGCTATTTAACAAAGCCTATTTTTCGAAAAAAGGAATTTATTGGGATCGAAGTAGGGATATAATAAACGGTTTGTGTGGGCTATCGCATGGTGCTGCTGGGTTTGCATTTGTTTTTTCTGAACTCTTCCGAGTAACAAAGAACCCCGTTTATCAAAAAATGGCCCTAGCAGCGATGGAGTACGAGCGTCAGCATTTTGTTTCTGACTGGCAGAATTGGCAGGACCTGAGAAAATCATACATGCTTCCCCGCGATGTAGAGCGCAACATAGGAAAACTTAAAGAAGGGGACACACAATTTTTTACCCTTGGAGCGGATATGAATGCTTGGTGTCACGGTGCCGCAGGTATTGGACTTCAGCGAATCTACAATTACAGCTTAATATCAGACTACCCCTATTTAAAAGAAGAAATTGATGCTGCCCTGAATAAAACCATTGAAACAGATGTAAAGCCCAGCGAAAGGGAAATGCAGATTTTGTGCCATGGAGGCGCCGGAAATGCTATGATTTTTATTGCCCAGTATCAGCAAAGTGGTGAGCCTAAATACCGCGAATTGGCGGTAAGCGTTTTAGAAAGTGAGATAAAAGAGGCAAAGCAGAGGGGGAATTTTAGATGTGGCTATGGCGTACCGGCTACGGTAACCGATCAGAGCCTTTTTATGGGAGAAACGGGGATAGCTTGGGCAATTCTAAGAACGCAATACCCAGATCAAATTGAGGATATTCTTTGTCCGGTTTTAAAAAATGAAACCATGTTGAATTCTAATTTAATAAGGGAATTTAGCGCTTCTCAGGCCTTCAATTTAATGTTGGAAAAATACAAGCTCGATGCTGCACCAAAACTGCAAGAGGCTTACACCTTTAATCTAGAATATCTGGAAAGGAATTTAGAAGCAAATGATTATCAAAAGGTAGCATTTGACGCCTGTCAAGAGTCCTTTGCTTTGAATCATGCCCACATGCTGCTACAGAATAAAGAGCCTATAGATAGTATCGAGGGTATTTCAATTAAACTGCCGAGCTATGTTCGTTTCTATGTAAAAGACGAAGAAGGGAAATTACAAGTTTCTGAAGGTCAGGGTATACGCTTTATGGATCTTCCAGACTTGGCAGCTGCCATTTTAGACAATCTGGCGCATGATGGCTACCAATTGCCAGCAACGGTTTTTGGAAAGATTTTTGAGGAGTACGAAATAGAAGGCGGCGAAGCCAAGGAAGTGGAAATTGCACTTGAAGGGCAATTAAAAGAAATGATCAACGCCGGGATGGTCTCCTATAAATCTAACTAA
- a CDS encoding pinensin family lanthipeptide, whose amino-acid sequence MKKKVTLKDIEVKSFVTSIESSKDSIKGGGKIPTVDGCLTGNYPTLGDCTRTISIQC is encoded by the coding sequence ATGAAAAAGAAAGTAACACTAAAGGACATCGAGGTTAAAAGCTTTGTAACCTCCATAGAATCTTCTAAGGACAGCATAAAAGGGGGAGGGAAAATCCCTACAGTAGATGGCTGTTTAACAGGTAACTACCCTACCTTGGGAGATTGCACACGCACCATAAGTATTCAATGCTAA
- a CDS encoding pinensin family lanthipeptide, translating to MKKKLALKDFEVKSFVTNLNHTNGVKGGTGRTMECNTTNTTATEFSCLQYISCNPVACVPSDMNLCNIQINTNTNG from the coding sequence ATGAAAAAGAAGTTAGCACTTAAAGATTTCGAAGTGAAAAGTTTTGTAACCAACCTCAACCATACTAATGGTGTTAAGGGAGGTACAGGACGAACCATGGAGTGCAATACAACTAACACTACCGCAACCGAATTCAGTTGTTTGCAATACATCTCCTGCAATCCAGTTGCCTGTGTTCCTTCGGATATGAACTTGTGTAACATTCAAATAAACACAAACACCAATGGGTAA
- a CDS encoding pinensin family lanthipeptide, with protein MKKKLKINDLKVKSFVTNLEASKMKSIKGQGSVSVNDETMYSCYAYVTCDIVYCATNGTIGPGNVTDNIAIGN; from the coding sequence ATGAAAAAGAAGCTGAAAATTAACGACCTGAAGGTTAAGTCTTTTGTGACCAACCTTGAAGCGTCTAAAATGAAATCAATTAAAGGTCAAGGATCTGTTAGCGTAAACGACGAAACCATGTATAGCTGCTATGCATACGTTACATGTGATATCGTTTACTGTGCTACAAACGGAACCATTGGCCCAGGAAACGTAACCGATAATATTGCTATCGGCAATTAA
- a CDS encoding pinensin family lanthipeptide, whose protein sequence is MKKKVTLKEIEVKSFVTSIESSKDNIKGGGKIPTLDGCFTGNYPTFNNCTGTISIQTGS, encoded by the coding sequence ATGAAAAAGAAGGTAACCTTAAAGGAGATCGAAGTAAAGAGCTTTGTAACTTCTATTGAGTCTTCTAAAGACAACATTAAAGGTGGAGGAAAAATCCCTACGCTAGATGGTTGTTTCACTGGAAACTATCCAACCTTTAATAATTGCACTGGTACCATCAGTATCCAAACGGGATCTTAA
- a CDS encoding pinensin family lanthipeptide, whose translation MKKKLKLNQVSVKSFVTELDKDAKKEVNGGGTRETMYSCMAYVSCYITDCIDIQAS comes from the coding sequence ATGAAAAAGAAGTTAAAGTTAAACCAAGTATCAGTGAAGTCCTTTGTAACTGAATTAGACAAGGACGCTAAAAAAGAAGTAAACGGTGGTGGAACTCGTGAAACCATGTACAGCTGTATGGCTTATGTTTCTTGTTACATCACTGATTGTATTGATATCCAAGCAAGCTAA